The nucleotide sequence CCGTCACCGAAGTCGCGGGTGGCAGCACAGTGATGACCCGGCTTGAGGTGCTGGGGCCTTCCCGGAGATTGACGGCGTCGGTCGTCTCGCCCTTGAGACCTGCGGGCAGGGGGGTTGGCACCCCCGAGCGGTCTCCGAGCTGGGAACCGAGGATAGGCAGGCCGGTACCGGTGCCGGGCCGGCCCGGGTTTGGAGGCGGCAAAGTGCCGCCGGAGTTGGCGGGCGCCGGAGGTGGATCTGCGATGGGTCCGGGAGGCGGCGGGGCGGAAGCGGGAAGCGTCGCCGCCCCGCGGTAATCCTCCGGCCGATACGGGCGCATCTGTTCCATCAGGGCGGCGATCTTCTCCGCCCAATCGGGATCTGTGGCGTAGTGGACATTCATGCCGTCTAAAGTTGGCGAACCTCCGTACCACCGCCCGCCGGAGTCCAAATACTGGTGCCGGACGAAGTAAGCGATAAAGCGGATCGAGTCCTCGTAACTCGCGAAGGTGGCGGCGGCGTTGTACGGGTCGCCATCATAGGCCCCGTATCCGAACAGATTTTTCTTGTCGAGGGCGATGGAAGACAGTCCCCACCCGCTCTCCAGGATCGCATGGGCGGCCAGGTATTGGGCGTTGACCCCGTATTGTTGCCCGGCCTGCACGAAGGCGTTCCCCATTCCAACGAGTGGGCTGTCGGGGTGGTGCTCCCGAATAAACTGGTCGATCTCCTGGCCGGTGATCTTGGCCGGCAGTCGGAGGTCCAGGGTTTCAAAGGGAGGCTCCCACACGCCCACTGGCTGATCGCCCGAAGGAGTCCGCCGGTAAAACCGATGTGCGGAGTCCCGTATGTAGATGTCTCCGGGCCGCATAAAGTCGGGTGCCGGTCCCACCACGATTGCCGCCTTGGGTGGCGCCCCCGGGATGCCGAACAGGTGCAAAAGAGTGCCCCCTTGAACCTCGTAATAATCCGGCCCATAGGGAGCAGGCCGATCCGGGACCCGGGTGGTCCCACTTCCATTCCCCGGTTGGGGTGAAGAGGTTGCGGCCCCAGGGGACGGTGTCCCTTGCCCATTCGCCGAGTAAGCGGGCGAGGGACTTTCCGTTGATGTCCCCGGGGCTGGTCCCGGCGAAGATCCACCGGGTAACGGGTTTGCCGACGCCTTTGTCGCGGTCGTCCCCGGGGGTAGGATCTGGGCGTAAACAGGCGGATGATCCACCGGGGTCGATGGGGCATTGCCCGGGGGGGAGTTGCTCGCTGTTTCTCCCCGAGAGGATAAACCGTCCCCGGAAGCCCCGCCCTGACTCGGAGCAGTCGTCGGGGGGTGCCGCCAAACCACAGTTCCGGTCAGGGCATTCAACACGACGGAATCCTGCACATTCTTCGCTTTTTGAACGGCTTGCTCCTTGGCCCAGGCAGCGTCCACCCACTCGCCGTTCCGAACTACCCAGTAGCCCAACATGGCGGCAGGGGCCGGATAGTTGTCCCATTCGTCTTCGCCGGTGGCCAGGTTGACGATCCGGCTGTGGTCCCACAGTTTCGCATAGGCCACGGCATCCGTCAGTGTAGGAAACTCTTTTAACCGAACGGCATATTGAAAGACGGCGTAAGAACCCTCCGCGTGGGCTGGGTGTGCTCCCGCCACGCCACCGGCCGTTCCGAGGACGAGCAACGGCCAGAGGTATCTCTTGCGCTTCACCGACACTGCCTCCCTTCAGTCCCTTGGCGTCACGTCGTTCCCAGACGGCGTTTGGCCGGCTGGGAAAGTCGTGTCTCACATCCTTGCAGGGGAAGGCCATCTACTACCTCACGACAAGAAATTCGTCCACAGAGAACGATTTTCCTCCCGGGTCGGGCAGAATTTGTCCTGTACAGATTCGGCCGTTCATGAGACACTAGCAATAGAGAGTTTAGGGGGAAGGAGATTCGAGAGGGAACGGGGTGCGGGGATGACGATTTTCGGGTTTGCATCGGTGACCCACGCGGATCTGACGGAATTTCTGAATACCGTGACGGAGATTTGGACGGAGCGCTTTTCTGGAGTGGCCAATGTCCACAAAGATGTGGAATTGGTGGATTTGTCGAATTCGCTGCGGCAATTGAACCTTGGGCCGATCGACAAGGCGGACCGACTGTTTTTGATTTGTTCGGGGAATCCCGCTCTGGCGGCCGGGCTGGCGGGGTTGCTTCATCACATTGAATCGCTTCACGGCAGTCGGGTGAATCTCGTTCTTACGCACTTGTCCGAAGAAGGGGTGGCCCAAGCCTTTAAACAGGCGGTGGACCGACCGATCTTCGGCATTGTCAAGGACACCCAGGACGCCCGGCGAGAGATGGAACAGTTGGTGGAAGCCCTGGTGTACGAGTATGTGGCGGTGCGCCTGGAAGAACGCCGGAAAGACGAAGTTCGGGACTTGGTGCTCCGGATTCTCGGTGCCCAGAGGCTGGTCGTGGGCCCCAGCCGGGGAATCGAAGCGGGGTTGGATCAGTTGGAACTTCCCTTTGGCATTCGGTGGATTTTCCAGGAATTCCTCCAGTTGCGCACCCGTTTGGGGCAACCTGTGGATAAGGCGTTGGAAGATCTGTTGCCCTTGGCCTTCGCGGGAGATGGGGGAGCAGTCCTCGCTCGGCAATTGGCCTTGGAGACGGAGGTCCTGCGGGTTTTGCGGGGTCAGCCGCCCCAATCTCAGGCGTAAGGACTGTTGGCCAAAATCTCGGACGGCATGAAGCAGAGATGGCGGAGGGATGAAGGTGATTCGGGGATTGTCGGATAGGGCGGTTCTCAACAACGGCGTCGCGATGCCTTGGCTTGGCCTGGGGGTGTACAAAACCAAGGAGGGCGAGGAGGTGGAGCGTGCGGTGCGAGCCGCTTTGGAGGCGGGGTACCGCAGCGTCGACACCGCGGCGATGTATCAGAATGAAACGGGAGTAGGCCGGGCGGTCCGGGAGAGCGGAGTGCCCCGGGAGCAGGTGTTTCTCACGACGAAGGTGTGGAACAGCGATCAGGGGTACGATTCCACCCTAAAAGCTTTTGAAGAGAGCCGGCGGCGGCTGGGGGTGGAGTATGTGGACTTGTACCTCATCCACTGGCCGGTGAAGGGTCGTTACAAAGAGACGTGGCGGGCGATGGAAAAACTGTATCGCGACGGTTGGGTCCGGGCAATTGGAGTAAGCAACTTTCAGATCCACCATTTGCAGGACCTCATGGCGGATGCCGAGATTCGGCCGGCGGTCAACCAGGTGGAATTTCACCCCCGTCTGACCCAAAAAACCCTTTTGTCCTTTTGCCGGGAGCACGGGATTCAATTGGAGGCCTGGAGCCCTCTCATGCGGGGTCACCTGTTCGACGAGCCGACGGTGCGAGGGTTGGCAGAAAAATACGGAAAGACCCCGGCCCAGATCATCCTTCGGTGGGACCTGGAACACCAAGTGGTGACCATTCCAAAATCTTCCCATCCCGAACGGATCCGGGACAATGCCAAGGTGTTCGATTTTGAGCTCGCCCCCGAGGATGTGGCGGCCCTGGATGGGTTGAATCGCGACCAGCGGGTGGGGCCCGATCCGGACAATTTTCATTTTTGAGGCAGGGTACGGGCAAGGCATTTCCGGTCCCGGCGTGGTATGCTGGATCTATGAAAGGCATCGACCGCGAGGAAGAGCGTTTCGCCATTCTGGTGGAAGGAAAACACGATCGGGCGAGGTTGCGTCGAATCCTGCCCGCGGACGTGATGATACTGTGTACGAACGGGATTCCCGGTCACCGGCGGCTCATGGCGCTGCAGAAGCAGGTGGGGCGCCGGCAAGCGGTGATTTTGACAGACAATGACCCGTCGGGTCGGAGGATCCGGGGGCTGTTGTCCGAGGTGTTTCCGGATGCCCTTCACGTTTATACCAAAGCGGGGTATGCCGGAGTGGAGGGCACACCCTTGGAGTATCTTGAACGACAGTTAGAAAAGGCCGGGGTGCTGGGTCCGGGCTGGGATGAGTAAAGGCCCCCGGGCGATTCGTCGGCATGGGGGCGTGACGGGAAGCGGAGATAGGCAGAGGTCTGTCCGCTTCTTTTGTTATGGAGAAAAGCCGAGGTGGTTGGAGTGAGGGAAGAACGGGCGATCACAGAGTGGCGCATCGAGGGGTTTGAGCCGGGAGGGACCCGGGATACCGAAGTAGCTGCCCGGGATTACATCGATCATTTCTGGCTCCCGGCGGAGGTGCCCGGAGATGTGCACACGACCCTGCATCGAGCCGGGGTCATTCCTCACCCATTTTATGGACACAACGACCGGCGCACCCGTTGGGTGGAAGAACGGGTGTGGTGGTACCGGGGCCATTTTTTTATGGATGAAGGGTCACTCCGCGCGGGGGAGACGTTGGAGTTGGTGTTCGAAGGGCTGGACACCTTGGCCACGATCTATCTCAACGGTCGGGAGCTCGGGAGCCACGCCAACATGTTCGTCCCGGCGAGCTTCGACGTGACCCGGGAACTGGTGGCCGGGGACAATGTGGTGGCGGTGAAATTCGACCCCGTGGCCCTGGCGGTCAAAGAGAAGGATCACGGGTTGTGGGCGGCTTTCAACCGCGACCGGGTGTGGGTTAGGAAAGCGCAGAGCCATTTTGGTTGGGATTGGGGGCCCAACATCGTTCCCTGCGGAATTTGGCGGCCCGTGGTGCTTCGCCGGCATCGGGGTTGGCGGATTCAGTCCGTGAATCCCAGGACTCCATTTATTGGCGAGGGCTGGGCGAAATGGCCCGTGGAGGTGGAGATCCTTCGCCCGGGGGATCCCGAGGGGAAGGAAGATGCCCGGGTGCGGATTGTCCTCCGGGATGGGGAGCGCAAGGCCGCCGAGGGCGAGGCGCCGGTGATCGGAGAAAGGGCATCGGTGGATCTGGAAGTGTTGCGGCCAAAACTGTGGTGGACCCGGGACCTCGGTGAACCCCACCTCTACCGGTTGCAGGTCGCCCTGATTGTCCGGGGAGAGGAGTTGGACCGCCGGGAACAGGGGGCCGGGCTGCGCACATTGACCCTGCGCCGGGAGGAGGATGGTGAACCCCGGTTTACCTTTATGCTCAACGGTCGGCCGATCTTTGCCAAGGGGGCGAACTGGATCCCCGCGGATCAGTTTCCCGGGGCGGTGACGGAAGAGCGCATCGCTGGGCTTCTGGAGGCAGCCGGGCAGGCGGGAATGAACATGATCCGGGTATGGGGAGGCGGACTCTACGAACCGGACATCTTTTACGAAACATGCGACCGGCTGGGTATCTTGGTGTGGCAGGACTTCATGTTCGCCTGTGCCCTGTATCCGGACTATAATAAGGATTTTATGGAAAATGTAAGAGCCGAAGTGGAAACGGTGGTTCGCCGGCTGCGGGGTCATCCGTGTTTGGCCCTGTGGTGCGGCAACAATGAGAATGAGTGGCTCTGGGAAATGATGGTTTCCGACGGCCGGCTCCGGGAACCGTTTTACGGGGAGCGGATTTACCACCGTTTGATCCCCGAGGTGCTGCGGCGCCTGGATCCGGACCGGCCGTACTGGCCCAGCTCGCCCTACGGCGGGGCCGACCACAACAGCGCCGAGGAGGGGGACCGGCACAATTGGCAGGTGTGGCACGGACAGGTGTACCCCCGCCACTTCGGGGAGCCCGAGCGGGTGGATCGCAGCGTTCAGGGCGTGTCGTTCAAACAGT is from Kyrpidia tusciae DSM 2912 and encodes:
- a CDS encoding aldo/keto reductase — protein: MRGLSDRAVLNNGVAMPWLGLGVYKTKEGEEVERAVRAALEAGYRSVDTAAMYQNETGVGRAVRESGVPREQVFLTTKVWNSDQGYDSTLKAFEESRRRLGVEYVDLYLIHWPVKGRYKETWRAMEKLYRDGWVRAIGVSNFQIHHLQDLMADAEIRPAVNQVEFHPRLTQKTLLSFCREHGIQLEAWSPLMRGHLFDEPTVRGLAEKYGKTPAQIILRWDLEHQVVTIPKSSHPERIRDNAKVFDFELAPEDVAALDGLNRDQRVGPDPDNFHF
- a CDS encoding beta-mannosidase — its product is MREERAITEWRIEGFEPGGTRDTEVAARDYIDHFWLPAEVPGDVHTTLHRAGVIPHPFYGHNDRRTRWVEERVWWYRGHFFMDEGSLRAGETLELVFEGLDTLATIYLNGRELGSHANMFVPASFDVTRELVAGDNVVAVKFDPVALAVKEKDHGLWAAFNRDRVWVRKAQSHFGWDWGPNIVPCGIWRPVVLRRHRGWRIQSVNPRTPFIGEGWAKWPVEVEILRPGDPEGKEDARVRIVLRDGERKAAEGEAPVIGERASVDLEVLRPKLWWTRDLGEPHLYRLQVALIVRGEELDRREQGAGLRTLTLRREEDGEPRFTFMLNGRPIFAKGANWIPADQFPGAVTEERIAGLLEAAGQAGMNMIRVWGGGLYEPDIFYETCDRLGILVWQDFMFACALYPDYNKDFMENVRAEVETVVRRLRGHPCLALWCGNNENEWLWEMMVSDGRLREPFYGERIYHRLIPEVLRRLDPDRPYWPSSPYGGADHNSAEEGDRHNWQVWHGQVYPRHFGEPERVDRSVQGVSFKQYLKDTARFVSEFGIQAAANRYTLGKWLPDGGLEWGSREMAYRNKDAHPQTAVLVMAGYTGVPQTFEEYGMNSMLTQAEGLRLAVEHYRRRKFATSGALIWQLNDCWPGISWSIIDYEGLPKAAYYYARRFFHPYLLTLEVKETEWILHAVWDGPDPLSDEVTMELVDFHGTRLKMAQWPIRVPAGGRVEIARLAPEEWLGGADVRRVAVALRSQTGRTPERWVYLCDQKDMDLPQASLEVEILEGGREVRVRVDVHARMIVLEVPGKPAVFEENFFDLAAGESRVVKVTAGVSGELRRVTARCLNGAPVMVEIAR
- a CDS encoding SH3 domain-containing protein, whose product is MKRKRYLWPLLVLGTAGGVAGAHPAHAEGSYAVFQYAVRLKEFPTLTDAVAYAKLWDHSRIVNLATGEDEWDNYPAPAAMLGYWVVRNGEWVDAAWAKEQAVQKAKNVQDSVVLNALTGTVVWRHPPTTAPSQGGASGDGLSSRGETASNSPPGNAPSTPVDHPPVYAQILPPGTTATKASANPLPGGSSPGPAPGTSTESPSPAYSANGQGTPSPGAATSSPQPGNGSGTTRVPDRPAPYGPDYYEVQGGTLLHLFGIPGAPPKAAIVVGPAPDFMRPGDIYIRDSAHRFYRRTPSGDQPVGVWEPPFETLDLRLPAKITGQEIDQFIREHHPDSPLVGMGNAFVQAGQQYGVNAQYLAAHAILESGWGLSSIALDKKNLFGYGAYDGDPYNAAATFASYEDSIRFIAYFVRHQYLDSGGRWYGGSPTLDGMNVHYATDPDWAEKIAALMEQMRPYRPEDYRGAATLPASAPPPPGPIADPPPAPANSGGTLPPPNPGRPGTGTGLPILGSQLGDRSGVPTPLPAGLKGETTDAVNLREGPSTSSRVITVLPPATSVTALQRSPDGWFQVDIGGQKGWVYGQYLQLDHVLVTRVDDALNVRRGPGLSFSVITQVPAGTLLTPVNTAGGKPAIVNNWYHVRLPSGQDGWVYGDYVAQAVPV
- a CDS encoding toprim domain-containing protein, which gives rise to MKGIDREEERFAILVEGKHDRARLRRILPADVMILCTNGIPGHRRLMALQKQVGRRQAVILTDNDPSGRRIRGLLSEVFPDALHVYTKAGYAGVEGTPLEYLERQLEKAGVLGPGWDE